One part of the Musa acuminata AAA Group cultivar baxijiao chromosome BXJ1-5, Cavendish_Baxijiao_AAA, whole genome shotgun sequence genome encodes these proteins:
- the LOC135673901 gene encoding glycine-rich cell wall structural protein 1-like, with protein MLTPCTYAPEPPSAGVEVPGAGAGVGVLLGLGDGDDDGDVDGAGAPVGVDDGVGEGVETGGGVAGVTAGGVAGGGVATGGGVAGGGVETGGGVAGGGVATGGGEEAGGGDDAVGGVAVVDGGIAVGEEAGDWAMQVARRAKEMTRARAGAWDAIARLPSLELPLCVVKSCGEEAFVLGLMRLKSGEFRR; from the coding sequence ATGCTGACTCCGTGCACGTACGCCCCGGAACCGCCGTCGGCCGGAGTCGAGGTACCCGGCGCCGGCGCTGGTGTCGGAGTCTTGCTGGGACTAGGAGATGGAGACGACGACGGGGACGTCGATGGAGCCGGCGCCCCTGTTGGAGTCGACGACGGGGTCGGGGAAGGAGTGGAAACGGGAGGTGGGGTCGCCGGCGTTACGGCGGGGGGCGTGGCTGGCGGCGGGGTGGCGACGGGAGGAGGCGTGGCTGGTGGCGGCGTGGAGACCGGAGGAGGGGTGGCTGGCGGCGGCGTGGCGACCGGAGGAGGCGAGGAGGCGGGAGGTGGGGATGACGCGGTCGGAGGGGTGGCGGTGGTGGACGGGGGCATCGCGGTGGGGGAGGAGGCCGGGGATTGGGCGATGCAGGTGGCGAGGAGGGCGAAGGAGATGACTAGAGCCAGAGCTGGCGCATGGGATGCCATTGCTCGCCTGCCTTCTCTTGAACTTCCTCTCTGTGTGGTGAAGAGCTGTGGCGAGGAAGCTTTTGTGCTTGGGTTGATGAGACTGAAGAGTGGGGAATTTCGGAGGTAA
- the LOC135674992 gene encoding oleosin L-like, which translates to MAEYGIDQSYRQGDQQQVVVKAVVAAVAGMSLLVLSGLTLAWTVIALAVATPLLMIFSPVLVPAAIVVLLLAAGFLASGGLGVAALAVLWWMYKDLTGKQPPGVELLEQVRQRLVSKARDIRESLQQQQQQLHEATQ; encoded by the coding sequence ATGGCGGAGTACGGGATTGATCAATCTTACCGGCAGGGCGACCAGCAGCAGGTGGTGGTGAAGGCGGTCGTCGCAGCGGTGGCGGGGATGTCGTTGCTGGTGCTATCGGGGCTGACGCTGGCGTGGACGGTCATCGCGCTGGCGGTGGCCACGCCGCTGCTGATGATCTTCAGCCCGGTGCTGGTCCCCGCCGCGATCGTCGTCCTGCTGCTGGCCGCAGGCTTCCTGGCATCTGGCGGGCTGGGGGTGGCGGCGCTGGCGGTGCTGTGGTGGATGTACAAGGACCTGACGGGGAAGCAGCCGCCGGGGGTGGAGCTGCTGGAGCAGGTTCGGCAGCGTCTGGTGTCCAAGGCCCGTGACATCAGGGAgtcgctgcagcagcagcagcagcagctgcacgAGGCCACCCAGTGA
- the LOC135673830 gene encoding serine/threonine-protein kinase D6PK-like, whose product MDEICELKMSTSQHPSADKGLGGHESGSTKEQSPSAVWKSQNSNATVLEEARKGKSALEEQNELAPDVDSFRSMDSFEESRGSSFNGASHPPEPMDTDLVKTVYVAIDQEKSNAGCLMRGLSVKGPFIEDLSIRVPVTKPNAALLSTDGTSPDEPNESGAVSSPFSVPHALQSMETTFLPPDSEEKECVWDASLPPSGNVSPHSSIDSSCVATAMSVVNSCTNTYRSDGMTSDGMLSLERACESTKGSVIGDSLGSAKTSISRASDSSGLSDDSSWSNITGSANKPHKGNDPRWKAILAVRSRDGILGMSHFRLLKRLGCGDIGSVYLSELSSTRCYFAMKVMDKASLASRKKLTRAQTEREILQLLDHPFLPTLYTHFETDRFSCLVMEFCPGGDLHTLRQRQPGKHFSEYAARFYAAEVLLALEYLHMLGVVYRDLKPENVLVRDDGHIMLSDFDLSLRCAVSPTLIKSSSFDSDPSKRAAGAFCVQPSCIEPSSVCVQPACFMPKLFPHKSKKKTRKPWAEAPRQQVATLPELVVEPTTARSMSFVGTHEYLAPEIIKGEGHGSAVDWWTFGIFLHELLYGRTPFKGSGNRATLFNVVGQQLRFPDTPSTSYASRDLIRGLLVKEPQHRLGVKRGAAEIKQHPFFEGVNWALIRCSTPPEVPRPVEAELPAKFGSAEGFGTSGKRIVGADVKSGGKYLDFEFF is encoded by the exons ATGGATGAGATTTGTGAGTTAAAAATGTCGACCTCGCAGCATCCTTCTGCTGATAAGGGCTTGGGTGGGCACGAAAGCGGCTCGACAAAAGAACAGAGTCCATCTGCTGTTTGGAAATCTCAAAATTCTAATGCAACTGTGCTCGAAGAAGCACGGAAAGGGAAAAGTGCATTAGAAGAGCAGAATGAATTAGCACCTGATGTTGATAGCTTCAGGAGCATGGACTCCTTTGAAGAATCCAGGGGAAGTTCTTTCAATGGGGCTAGTCATCCTCCGGAACCCATGGACACTGATCTTGTGAAGACGGTATATGTGGCAATAGATCAAGAAAAGTCTAATGCAGGGTGCTTGATGAGAGGGCTCTCTGTAAAAGGTCCTTTTATAGAAGATCTCTCTATTCGGGTTCCTGTGACAAAACCAAATGCTGCTCTTCTATCAACAGATGGAACCTCTCCCGATGAACCGAATGAGTCAGGTGCCGTGTCTTCTCCTTTTTCTGTTCCACATGCATTACAGTCAATGGAGACAACATTTTTACCACCAGATTCCGAAGAAAAAGAGTGTGTTTGGGATGCTTCCCTTCCCCCGAGTGGAAATGTTAGTCCTCACAGCAGCATTGACAGCTCCTGTGTGGCCACCGCAATGAGTGTCGTGAACAGTTGCACAAACACATACAGAAGTGATGGGATGACCAGCGATGGTATGCTTAGTTTGGAAAGGGCCTGCGAGAGCACAAAGGGAAGTGTTATAGGGGACTCACTTGGAAGTGCTAAAACGAGCATCAGTAGAGCGAGTGACAGCAGTGGTCTCAGTGATGACAGCAGCTGGAGTAATATCACTGGAAGTGCTAATAAGCCTCATAAGGGAAATGATCCTAGATGGAAGGCGATTCTTGCAGTTCGATCTCGTGATGGTATACTGGGTATGAGCCACTTCCGACTGCTCAAAAGGCTTGGATGTGGTGATATTGGTAGTGTTTATCTGTCAGAATTGAGCAGTACAAGGTGCTACTTTGCTATGAAGGTGATGGACAAGGCATCTCTAGCAAGCAGGAAGAAGCTGACAAGAGCTCAGACAGAAAGGGAAATCCTCCAACTTCTTGATCATCCTTTCTTGCCAACCTTGTACACTCATTTTGAGACTGACAGGTTTTCATGCTTGGTGATGGAGTTCTGCCCTGGTGGTGACTTGCATACCTTGAGGCAGCGACAGCCAGGGAAGCACTTTTCTGAATATGCAGCAAG ATTTTATGCTGCGGAAGTACTTCTGGCTCTTGAGTATCTTCACATGCTTGGAGTTGTATACAGAGATCTGAAACCAGAAAATGTACTTGTTCGTGATGATGGGCACATAATGCTTTCTGATTTTGATCTATCGTTAAGGTGCGCTGTCTCACCAACTCTGATAAAATCCTCGTCTTTCGACTCAGATCCTTCCAAGCGGGCAGCGGGCGCTTTTTGTGTCCAACCGTCCTGCATTGAGCCTTCTTCAGTTTGTGTTCAGCCTGCATGCTTCATGCCAAAACTATTCCCACATAAAAGCAAGAAAAAGACAAGGAAACCATGGGCTGAGGCACCAAGGCAGCAGGTAGCCACCCTGCCTGAGCTTGTTGTTGAGCCAACAACTGCTCGATCGATGTCCTTTGTTGGCACACATGAATATTTAGCCCCTGAAATCATCAAAGGTGAAGGCCATGGGAGTGCTGTGGACTGGTGGACATTTGGTATATTCCTGCACGAGCTCCTTTATGGAAGGACACCGTTTAAAGGCTCAGGCAACCGGGCAACATTGTTCAATGTAGTAGGTCAGCAGCTTAGATTCCCAGACACTCCGTCAACCAGCTATGCAAGCAGAGATTTGATAAGAGGGCTTCTAGTGAAAGAGCCCCAGCATCGGCTGGGCGTGAAGAGGGGGGCTGCAGAGATAAAGCAGCATCCCTTCTTTGAGGGTGTGAATTGGGCGCTGATTAGGTGCAGCACCCCACCGGAGGTGCCACGACCAGTGGAGGCCGAGCTGCCAGCTAAGTTTGGGTCGGCTGAAGGATTTGGGACGAGTGGCAAAAGGATTGTGGGAGCAGATGTGAAGTCTGGAGGTAAGTATCTGGACTTTGAGTTCTTTTAG